The following are from one region of the Sorghum bicolor cultivar BTx623 chromosome 2, Sorghum_bicolor_NCBIv3, whole genome shotgun sequence genome:
- the LOC8073147 gene encoding uncharacterized protein LOC8073147, with protein sequence MAPLLTSVHCSSSYPHPSPRRITPSPVSATTPPVLRRTRTRTRRQLQRCFCSQYAGKRQPPPEPDSPQQMERLFSNLNKATMKHEPGSVTSAIFLVAGTTVGAGILAIPAVTQEAGFLASAVICILCWLYMVVTGLLVAEVNVNTMCELGSGGVSLVSMAMRTLGTFGVRTACLSYLFIHYALLVAYVARSSDIITNSLGIPLWESATLFSLAFGGVCYFGSQRLIGAVNGFLVAGILASFTSLVVVASGNLHWSSLLEANFAAAPQSIPIIALSFVYQNVVPVLCTNLEGDLSKVRTAIVAGTAIPLALFLVWDGVILGTLPDLAGSSTVSDPLEVLRSSNGIVGPIVEAFSFLAIGTSYIGFILGLSDFLADLLKLPSGQNKPLPYILTLLPPLVLSLLDPEIFFKALDFAGTYGVLVLFGVFPAAMSWSERYSDELEAPVPPIVPGGKFTLSVVTGGALLVIVSEIFKDIMQLQGLH encoded by the exons atggCACCATTGTTGACCTCGGTTCACTGCAGCAGCAGCTACCCTCACCCGTCGCCACGACGCATCACGCCTTCTCCGGTCTCCGCAACAACACCGCCGGTGCTCAggcggacgaggacgaggacgaggaggcaGCTGCAGCGATGCTTCTGCTCCCAGTACGCCGGCAAACGGCAGCCGCCGCCGGAGCCGGACTCGCCGCAGCAGATGGAGCGCCTCTTCTCCAACCTCAACAAGGCCACCATGAAGCACGAGCCTG GGAGCGTCACCAGTGCCATCTTCCTCGTGGCTGGCACAACG GTTGGGGCAGGTATCCTTGCAATCCCTGCAGTCACTCAAGAAGCTGGGTTCTTGGCCTCGGCAGTTATATGCATTCTCTGCTGGTTATACATG GTTGTGACAGGGCTGTTAGTTGCTGAAGTAAACGTCAACACGATGTGTGAGCTAGGATCTGGAGGTGTCTCCCTG GTCTCGATGGCTATGCGCACTCTAGGGACATTTGGAGTAAGAACAGCTTG CTTATCCTATTTGTTTATACATTATGCACTTCTTGTCGCATACGTGGCACGCTCTTCAGATATCATAACAAACTCATTGGGTATTCCATT ATGGGAGAGTGCTACCCTGTTTTCTCTGGCTTTCGGAGGGGTTTGTTACTTTGGAAG CCAGCGACTGATTGGTGCAGTAAATGGATTTCTGGTAGCCGGCATCCTAGCGTCCTTCACTTCTCTTGTT GTTGTGGCAAGTGGAAACCTACACTGGAGTTCTCTTCTTGAAGCGAATTTTGCTGCCGCTCCACAAAGTATACCAATAATTGCTCTTTCATTTGTATACCAG AATGTGGTTCCTGTTCTCTGTACAAATTTGGAGGGAGACCTGTCAAAAGTACG AACAGCTATCGTGGCGGGTACTGCCATACCCCTGGCTCTGTTCCTAGTATGGGATGGAGTAATCCTGGGGACACTTCCAGACCTTGCAGGGAGCAGCACTGTTTCTGATCCCTTAGAAGTACTTAGATCCAGTAATGGGATAGTGGGG CCTATTGTTGAGGCATTCTCATTTCTTGCTATAGGCACATCATACATTGGATTTATTCTAGGACTCTCAGACTTCCTAGCAGACT TGCTTAAACTACCAAGTGGCCAGAACAAACCGCTGCCATACATATTAACTCTGCTTCCTCCACTTGTTTTGTCACTGCTTGATCCAGAGATATTTTTCAAGGCATTGGACTTTGCAGGAACTTATGGAG TTCTGGTACTCTTTGGAGTTTTTCCTGCGGCAATGTCTTGGTCAGAGAGATATTCAGATGAGTTGGAAGCTCCAGTACCCCCTATAGTCCCAGGAGGGAAATTTACTCTCTCGGTTGTTACGGGAGGTGCACTGCTTGTGATTGTTTCAGAGATATTCAAGGATATAATGCAACTACAAGGACTACACTGA
- the LOC8073148 gene encoding uncharacterized protein LOC8073148, with protein MAGGGGGDDGDVSRAQQPCRGERRGHRQKEACLPLDVIAEIAARSDPATLVRCAATCRDARRRIAEDPSLLGRLRLRDTERFVLPLLRGHLAGTTTYTGGEKTDVYMVDTTAAAADATRLVNVTRLVKATFAEADQTLSNVVSMDSRGGLVLVLVRANYQRQLLVCNLATRRCLALPPEPVFPYANWSTCGVQYVLLVGGSNDDGGDGAAGRRFHVLKSMLVLSQYRSYRCLLVHTFSSEDGAWSPLTEIPTPNLQGSRGNLYQRPLVVGDVVHWLCLTNGGSYMLMLHVRAAARVNVTALPASFPRDGKTKRQYLLATATAGGNPVVLVADADRISAWEQSKHTKMWKPRPQVVIENETILGFHCDALAELLEKERRSRKRKHVPELLCFGERSGAVLLKIDDIYHCSYCLLWLDLQSKKIVRCFSPDRRMQVYCAYEVDLSSWVPTFSNAVTL; from the coding sequence atggcgggcggcggcggcggcgacgacggcgacgtCTCGCGCGCACAGCAGCCATGCAGGGGAGAGCGTCGGGGACACCGCCAGAAGGAGGCGTGTCTCCCGCTCGACGTCATCGCGGAGATCGCGGCGCGCTCCGACCCTGCCACCCTGGTGCGGTGCGCGGCCACGTGCAGGGACGCGCGCCGCCGCATCGCCGAGGACCCCAGCCTCCtcggccgcctccgcctccgcgacACGGAGCGGTTCGTGCTCCCTCTCCTGCGCGGCCACCTGGCGGGGACCACGACCTACACCGGCGGAGAGAAGACCGACGTGTACATGGTGGataccaccgccgccgccgcggacgcCACCCGTCTCGTCAATGTCACCCGTCTCGTCAAGGCCACCTTCGCTGAGGCCGACCAGACGCTGAGCAACGTCGTGTCCATGGACTCGCGCGGcggcctcgtcctcgtcctcgttcGCGCCAATTACCAGCGACAGCTGCTCGTGTGCAACCTGGCTACTCGTCGCTGCCTCGCCCTCCCGCCAGAACCGGTGTTCCCGTATGCCAACTGGAGTACGTGCGGCGTACAGTATGTTCTGCTCGTCGGCGGCAGCAACGACGACGGAGGTGAcggcgccgccggccgccgttTCCATGTGCTCAAGTCGATGCTAGTGTTGTCACAATACCGTTCTTACCGTTGCCTGCTGGTACACACCTTCTCGTCGGAGGACGGCGCATGGTCCCCGCTCACGGAGATCCCGACTCCTAACCTACAGGGGAGTAGGGGTAACCTGTACCAAAGGCCGCTGGTCGTCGGCGACGTCGTTCACTGGCTATGCCTGACCAACGGCGGGAGCTACATGCTCATGCTCCACGTGAGAGCGGCGGCGCGGGTGAACGTGACGGCTCTCCCGGCGAGCTTCCCACGAGACGGCAAGACGAAGCGTCAGTACCTCTTGGCGACGGCTACGGCGGGCGGGAACCCCGTCGTTCTCGTCGCCGACGCCGACAGGATATCCGCCTGGGAGCAGTCGAAGCACACCAAGATGTGGAAGCCGCGGCCGCAGGTGGTGATAGAGAACGAGACGATCCTTGGGTTTCATTGTGATGCCCTGGCCGAGCTCCTGGAGAAGGAGAGGAGGTCGAGGAAGAGGAAGCATGTCCCTGAGCTCTTGTGTTTTGGTGAGAGGAGCGGCGCCGTGCTCCTAAAGATTGATGATATCTACCACTGCAGCTACTGTTTGCTCTGGCTGGATCTCCAATCCAAGAAGATTGTCAGGTGCTTCTCCCCAGATCGTCGGATGCAAGTGTATTGTGCCTACGAGGTGGACCTTTCGTCTTGGGTGCCAACCTTTAGTAATGCTGTTACCCTTTAA